The Euphorbia lathyris chromosome 8, ddEupLath1.1, whole genome shotgun sequence genome has a window encoding:
- the LOC136203305 gene encoding putative glycerol-3-phosphate transporter 5 — translation MQSKPVSLAPGFILFPSLKPPNKTFIFHQFLVLIVTFLAYASFHASRKPPSIVKSVLGPNIQLNSSEIQSNNVSIESISSSTVTGWAPFDGPEGTHRLGELDLAFLSAYSIGMYFAGHVGDRIDLRLFLVFGMMGSGIFTIIFGLGYWFNIHFLGFFVGVQILCGLFQSIGWPCVVAVVGNWFGKAKRGLIMGIWNSHTSVGNIIGSVVASGVLEFGWGWSFVVPGFLVILVGVVVFLFLVISPVDVGFQPLGEEIEMNVDVDGEESSEKVESEEAGLISTENSESLEAIGFLEAWRLPGVAPFAFCLFFSKLVAYTFLYWLPFYIRHTAVAGVHLSHKSAGILSTVFDIGGVFGGILAGYISDMIEARGITSIVFLALSIPALILYRLYGSISMITNITLMFLSGLLVNGPYSLITTAVAADLGTQDAIQGNSRALATVTAIIDGTGSVGAALGPLLAGYISTRGWNSVFLMLILSIFSASLFLIRVVKSEIKGKMNEGKWILNGTTTH, via the exons ATGCAATCCAAACCCGTGAGCCTAGCTCCAGGTTTTATCCTCTTCCCATCCCTTAAACCCCCTAACAAAACCTTCATTTTCCATCAATTTCTTGTCCTAATTGTCACTTTCCTTGCTTATGCCTCCTTTCACGCCTCTCGAAAGCCCCCAAGCATAGTCAAGAGCGTTCTTGGACCCAATATTCAATTAAATTCTTCTGAAATTCAATCCAATAATGTTTCAATTGAATCCATTTCAAGTTCCACGGTTACTGGTTGGGCTCCATTCGATGGTCCTGAAGGGACTCATCGGCTTGGAGAGCTTGATCTTGCATTCTTATCAGCCTATTCAATAGGAATGTATTTTGCAGGACATGTTGGGGATAGGATTGATTTGAGATTGTTTCTTGTTTTTGGGATGATGGGTAGTGGTATTTTCACAATCATTTTTGGATTAGGTTATTGGTTTAACATTCATTTTTTGGGATTTTTTGTGGGTGTGCAAATTTTGTGTGGCTTGTTTCAGTCTATAGGATGGCCTTGTGTGGTTGCTGTAGTTGGAAATTGGTTCGGGAAAGCGAAGAGAGGGTTGATAATGGGGATATGGAATTCACATACATCAGTTGGAAACATCATTGGCTCTGTTGTGGCTTCTGGTGTCTTGGAGTTTGGTTGGGGTTGGTCTTTTGTGGTGCCTGGATTTTTGGTGATTTTAGTTGGGGTTGTGGTGTTTTTGTTTCTTGTAATAAGTCCGGTAGATGTCGGATTCCAGCCTTTAGGCGAGGAGATTGAAATGAATGTAGATGTTGATGGAGAGGAGAGTTCAGAGAAAGTTGAATCAGAGGAAGCAGGGCTTATTAGTACAGAAAATTCAGAATCTTTGGAAGCTATTGGATTCTTGGAGGCTTGGAGATTACCCGGCGTTGCACCATTCGCTTTCTGCCTCTTCTTTTCAAAGCTAGTGGCATATACTTTTCTGTATTGGTTACCTTTCTACATTAGACACACAG CTGTTGCGGGCGTGCATTTATCGCATAAAAGTGCTGGAATACTTTCGACAGTATTCGACATTGGAGGAGTCTTTGGAGGAATCCTGGCAGGATACATTTCTGATATGATCGAAGCTCGCGGGATAACATCAATCGTATTCTTAGCACTATCAATCCCAGCACTCATCCTGTACAGACTTTATGGAAGTATATCAATGATCACCAACATAACATTGATGTTCCTCTCCGGTTTGCTTGTGAATGGTCCTTACTCACTGATTACAACAGCAGTAGCAGCTGATCTCGGTACGCAAGACGCGATTCAGGGAAATTCTCGCGCATTAGCTACTGTGACTGCAATTATAGATGGAACAGGTTCAGTTGGAGCAGCACTTGGGCCATTGTTGGCTGGGTATATATCTACAAGAGGGTGGAACAGTGTCTTTCTGATGCTTATCCTTTCGATATTCTCGGCGAGTTTGTTCTTGATTCGTGTTGTAAAAAGTGAGATTAAAGGCAAGATGAATGAAGGAAAGTGGATTTTGAATGGCACCACAACACATTGA
- the LOC136202562 gene encoding probable protein phosphatase 2C 27 — translation MCVKDAEEPGEQMDSLDNSNTSNKQSWPLHCDLQLHTQIEISNKDSSFISSSNGLTLPNSFPLESISEDRGMERKQILLSNFMPVLRSGEWSDIGGRPYMEDTHVCITDLAKKFGYDLLRDESVAFYGVFDGHGGKSAAHFVRDHLPRVIVEDADFPLELEKVVARSFVETDTAFAEKCSLEPSGTTALTAMIFGRSLLVANAGDCRAVLSRRGAAIEMSKDHRPCCVRERIRIESLGGYVEDGYLNGQLGVTRALGDWHLEGMKVKGQMGGLLSAEPELRLITLTKEDEFLIIGSDGIWDVFTSQNSVSFARRRLQEHNDVKLCSKEMVEEAIKRGATDNLTVVVISFHLEPPPQVAVERGRVRRSISAEGLQSLKCLLQG, via the exons ATGTGTGTTAAGGACGCAGAAGAACCTGGTGAACAAATGGACAGCCTTGATAATTCTAATACCAGCAACAAGCAATCTTGGCCCTTGCATTGTGACCTTCAACTTCATACCCAGATTGAAATTTCCAATAAAGACTCCTCTTTTATCAGTTCCAGTAATGGACTCACTTTACCCAACTCCTTTCCT CTAGAAAGCATTTCAGAGGATAGAGGTATGGAGAGGAAACAGATTCTGTTATCAAATTTTATGCCTGTCCTTCGGTCGGGAGAGTGGTCTGACATTGGTGGCCGGCCTTATATGGAGGATACACATGTCTGTATTACCGACTTGGCTAAGAAATTTGGTTATGATTTATTGCGGGACGAATCTGTTGCTTTCTATGGT GTATTCGATGGCCATGGAGGAAAGAGTGCAGCACATTTTGTTCGTGATCATTTACCAAGAGTCATTGTTGAGGATGCAGATTTTCCTCTAGAACTTGAGAAAGTTGTGGCTAGATCATTCGTTGAGACTGATACTGCATTTGCAGAGAAATGCTCCCTTGAGCCTTCTGGCACAACTGCACTCACAGCAATGATATTTGGGAG GTCTTTGCTTGTGGCAAATGCTGGTGACTGTCGAGCAGTATTGTCACGACGTGGAGCAGCTATAGAAATGTCGAAGGACCATAGGCCTTGCTGTGTTAGAGAAAGGATACGGATAGAGTCACTGGGTGGATATGTTGAAGATGGTTATCTGAATGGTCAGCTAGGCGTTACTCGGGCATTAGGCGATTGGCATCTTGAAGGAATGAAAGTGAAGGGACAAATGGGTGGTCTCTTGAGTGCTGAACCGGAACTTAGACTGATTACATTAACCAAGGAAGATGAGTTTCTGATCATTGGAAGTGATGGAATATGGGATGTATTTACAAGCCAAAATTCAGTATCTTTTGCCCGGAGAAGGCTCCAAGAGCACAATGATGTGAAATTGTGTTCAAAAGAAATGGTGGAGGAAGCAATAAAACGTGGAGCAACGGACAACTTGACAGTTGTCGTAATAAGCTTTCACTTGGAGCCGCCACCGCAAGTGGCAGTAGAGAGGGGAAGAGTAAGACGGAGCATTTCCGCTGAGGGGCTTCAGAGTCTGAAATGCTTGTTGCAAGGATAA